In the genome of Kitasatospora cineracea, one region contains:
- a CDS encoding DeoR/GlpR family DNA-binding transcription regulator, whose amino-acid sequence MADPALLGPQRRALILELVRRTGAVRVADLVEQFGVSDMTIRRDLDELVRAGEVEKIYGGAVTSAARAEEPGFEAKTQRESAAKAALADAAAALVEPGSVVAVSAGTTAHAVAGRLLDVRGLTIVTNSLPVADLLREHAAKNPGSGPTLLLTGGTPTPSAALVGPLADQAIRSLHVDLLLIGAHGVSERAGLTTPNLAEAQTNRALISSARRVVAVADHSKWGVVGLSAFAALDELDCFVTDSGLDAPARTVLGEQVGQLVVAETP is encoded by the coding sequence GTGGCGGACCCGGCACTTCTCGGCCCCCAGCGCCGGGCGCTGATCCTCGAACTGGTGCGCCGGACCGGCGCCGTCCGGGTGGCCGACCTGGTCGAGCAGTTCGGCGTCTCCGACATGACGATCCGCCGGGACCTGGACGAACTCGTCCGGGCCGGCGAAGTGGAGAAGATCTACGGCGGCGCGGTCACCAGCGCCGCCCGGGCCGAGGAACCGGGCTTCGAGGCCAAGACGCAGCGCGAGTCCGCCGCCAAGGCCGCGCTCGCCGACGCCGCGGCCGCCCTGGTCGAACCCGGCAGCGTGGTCGCCGTCTCGGCCGGCACCACCGCCCACGCGGTGGCCGGCCGGCTGCTGGACGTCCGCGGCCTGACCATCGTCACCAACTCGCTGCCGGTCGCCGACCTGCTGCGCGAGCACGCCGCGAAGAACCCGGGCAGCGGGCCGACCCTGCTGCTCACCGGCGGCACCCCCACCCCCTCGGCGGCCCTGGTCGGCCCGCTGGCCGACCAGGCGATCCGCTCGCTGCACGTCGACCTCCTGCTGATCGGCGCGCACGGCGTCTCCGAACGGGCCGGGCTCACCACCCCCAACCTGGCCGAGGCGCAGACCAACCGGGCCCTGATCTCCTCGGCCCGCCGGGTGGTCGCGGTGGCCGACCACAGCAAGTGGGGCGTGGTCGGACTGAGCGCCTTCGCGGCCCTGGACGAACTGGACTGCTTCGTCACCGACTCCGGCCTGGACGCACCCGCCCGGACCGTGCTCGGCGAACAGGTCGGACAGCTGGTCGTCGCCGAGACCCCCTGA
- a CDS encoding RICIN domain-containing protein, with product MSRTRSALLCALLALGAPLAAGTAPAQAAPVPVVNGTQFTDTTGAAVQAHGGGVIKVGAYYYWFGEDRNADNSFRYVSVYRSTDLKTWEFRNHVLTQATDPELASANIERPKVIYNAATGQFVMWMHKESATDYGEARAAVAVSSTVDGNYSWRGSFRPLGEMSRDITTFVDDDGTAYMVSAANENRDLHVYRLTADYTGIDAQVQSLWNGSSREAPALFKRGGVYFLLTSGATGWTPNQQMYGTATSVTGSWSGLTNIGDGLTYGSQTAYVLPVQGTSGTGYLYMGDRWGNWTGGTVNDSQYVWLPLTFPTATSMTMGDSPQITVDTAAGTVAPMNATWENLTGQQSGKCVDVAGYAFTAGAQTVQWSCGWGANQTFWFKPLSGGYVQIMARHSGKCLDIAGNSTANGAAVVQNTCSTANSQQWQVQKADSSGNVRLVDRRSGKCLDVTNQSTADGTALEQWTCNTGTNQLWRRGPSWL from the coding sequence ATGTCGCGTACGAGATCCGCGCTGCTCTGCGCCCTGCTGGCGCTCGGCGCCCCGCTGGCCGCCGGCACCGCCCCCGCGCAGGCCGCCCCCGTGCCCGTCGTCAACGGCACCCAGTTCACCGACACCACCGGCGCGGCCGTGCAGGCGCACGGCGGCGGCGTGATCAAGGTCGGCGCGTACTACTACTGGTTCGGCGAGGACCGCAACGCCGACAACAGCTTCCGGTACGTGTCGGTGTACCGCTCCACCGACCTGAAGACCTGGGAGTTCCGCAACCACGTGCTGACCCAGGCCACCGACCCGGAGCTGGCCTCGGCCAACATCGAGCGCCCGAAGGTGATCTACAACGCGGCCACCGGCCAGTTCGTGATGTGGATGCACAAGGAGAGCGCCACCGACTACGGCGAGGCCCGGGCCGCCGTCGCGGTCTCCTCCACCGTGGACGGGAACTACAGCTGGCGCGGCAGCTTCCGGCCGCTGGGCGAGATGTCCCGGGACATCACCACCTTCGTGGACGACGACGGCACCGCGTACATGGTGTCCGCCGCCAACGAGAACCGGGACCTGCACGTCTACCGGCTGACCGCCGACTACACCGGCATCGACGCCCAGGTGCAGAGCCTGTGGAACGGCTCCTCCCGGGAGGCTCCCGCGCTGTTCAAGCGGGGCGGCGTGTACTTCCTGCTCACCTCCGGCGCCACCGGCTGGACCCCCAACCAGCAGATGTACGGCACCGCCACCAGCGTCACCGGCAGCTGGAGCGGCCTGACCAACATCGGCGACGGCCTGACCTACGGCAGCCAGACCGCGTACGTGCTGCCGGTCCAGGGCACCTCCGGCACCGGCTACCTGTACATGGGCGACCGCTGGGGCAACTGGACGGGCGGCACCGTCAACGACTCCCAGTACGTGTGGCTGCCGCTGACCTTCCCCACCGCCACCAGCATGACGATGGGCGACTCCCCGCAGATCACCGTGGACACCGCGGCCGGCACCGTCGCCCCGATGAACGCCACCTGGGAGAACCTGACCGGGCAGCAGAGCGGCAAGTGCGTGGACGTCGCCGGCTACGCGTTCACCGCGGGCGCGCAGACCGTCCAGTGGTCCTGCGGCTGGGGCGCCAACCAGACCTTCTGGTTCAAGCCGCTCAGCGGCGGCTACGTGCAGATCATGGCCCGGCACAGCGGCAAGTGCCTGGACATCGCGGGCAACTCCACCGCCAACGGCGCGGCCGTGGTGCAGAACACCTGCTCCACCGCCAACTCCCAGCAGTGGCAGGTGCAGAAGGCCGACAGCAGCGGCAACGTCCGGCTGGTCGACCGGCGCTCCGGCAAGTGCCTGGACGTGACCAACCAGTCCACCGCCGACGGCACCGCGCTCGAGCAGTGGACCTGCAACACCGGCACCAACCAGCTGTGGCGGCGCGGCCCCTCCTGGCTCTGA